ATGAAGCGCAACCCGTACTACTGGAAGAAGGGCGACGACGGCAAGGCGCTGCCCTACCTGGACAGTGTGCGCTTCGAGATCATCCCCGACGACAACACCCGCATCCTGAAATTGCAGGCCGGGGAACTGCAGATCGCGGAGTTCATCCCGATGAGCCGCGTGGCTGAACTGAAGGCCGATTCCAGGATCAACATGACGCTGTTTCCGTCCACCAAGGTCAGCAGCATCCTGATGAACAACCGGCCCAAGTTGAACGACGGCACCGAGAATCCGCTGAGCGACGTCAACGTGCGCCAGGCACTGAACTACGCGGCCAACAAAGACGCACTGATTCAGGTGGTGACCTACGGCAACGGCAAACTGATGAAGTCGTACATGTCGTCCACCACGCCGCTGTTCGACGCCAATCAGCCCGGCTTCCCCTACGATCTGGCCAAGGCCAAGTCGCTGATGGCGGCCAGCAAGTACAAGAACGGCTTTGAACTGACCGTGCTGGCCACCAGCGGCAGCGCCGATGATCTGGCGCTGCTGACGGCCCTGCAGCAGATGTGGGGCGCCATCGGCGTCAAGCTCAAGATCGAGCAGCTCGACGCCGCCACCAAGACGGCCCGCTACCGCGCCAACGATTTCCAGATGCGGACGGCGGCCTGGACCAACGACATCAACGATCCCAGCCAGATCACCAGCTACTACACGCTGTTCGACAACATCGAGTCGGTCCACACCGGCTTCAAGAGTGCCGAAGTTGACCGGCTGTTTGCCCAGAGCCAGCAGGAGCTGAATGTGGCCAAGCGCGCCGCCCAGTACCAGCAGATCCAGAGCATCTACCTCAAGGCCGCGCCCATCGTCTACCTGTACGAAACGCCGTACCCGGTGGCGATGTCGAACAAGGTCAAGGGCTTCTTCCAGATTCCGCTGGGGAACAACCTGTTTGCCAGCGCTTACCTCGAGAAATAAATTGAATTTCTAAACTGACGTGATGGACGTTCCACGCCGCCCCTGACGCCATCCGGGGCGGCGGTCCATTGATGTCCGGCGGCCCCTTTTCCCTGCTTTCCCTCGGGAGGTTCCATGCACGCGAGTTACGTGATCCGGCGCCTGCTGCAGATCATTCCCACCTTCCTGGCCGTGATGCTGGTGGTCTTTCTCCTGGTGCGTCTGCTGCCCGGCGATCCGGCCAGCGCCATTCTGGGCGACCGGGCCACCGCCGAGATCGTGGAGCGCACCAACCGCGAACTGGGCCTGGACCGGCCGCTGCCCATCCAGTTCGGGGTGTTTGTCCGCAACCTGTTGCAAGGGGACCTGGGCGACAGCATCAGCCTCAAGATTCCGGTGCTGCGGTTGATCGGCGAGCGGCTGCCCACCACCCTGTTCCTGACCGCCTACGCC
The sequence above is drawn from the Deinococcus aerolatus genome and encodes:
- a CDS encoding ABC transporter substrate-binding protein; this encodes MNTKRLSRISLAVAAALTVGQAFAATRGGQLTFGRYADSLFLDPVLNDANLDIWILTNLYDTLLQPTNDGKGVQMGLASSYTTGKDGKSMVLTLRPGLKFADGSALSASDVKWSLDRARNPEAGAWNSSLASINSIAVSGNKVTLNLKRPDPTLPAALATFNAAIMPQKLFTAAPGKNDAEKAKAFAEKPIGSGPFILSEWKRGSYMVMKRNPYYWKKGDDGKALPYLDSVRFEIIPDDNTRILKLQAGELQIAEFIPMSRVAELKADSRINMTLFPSTKVSSILMNNRPKLNDGTENPLSDVNVRQALNYAANKDALIQVVTYGNGKLMKSYMSSTTPLFDANQPGFPYDLAKAKSLMAASKYKNGFELTVLATSGSADDLALLTALQQMWGAIGVKLKIEQLDAATKTARYRANDFQMRTAAWTNDINDPSQITSYYTLFDNIESVHTGFKSAEVDRLFAQSQQELNVAKRAAQYQQIQSIYLKAAPIVYLYETPYPVAMSNKVKGFFQIPLGNNLFASAYLEK